One window of Bos mutus isolate GX-2022 chromosome 29, NWIPB_WYAK_1.1, whole genome shotgun sequence genomic DNA carries:
- the LOC138986228 gene encoding LOW QUALITY PROTEIN: N-alpha-acetyltransferase 50-like (The sequence of the model RefSeq protein was modified relative to this genomic sequence to represent the inferred CDS: deleted 1 base in 1 codon), with amino-acid sequence MKGSRIELGDVTPHNIKQLKRLNQVIFPVSYNDKFYKDVLEVGELAKLAYFNDIAVGAVCCRVDHSQNQKRLYIMTLGCLAPYRRLGIGTKMLNHVLNICEKDGTFDNIYLHVQISNESAIDFYRKFGFEIIETKKNYYKRIEPADAHVLQKNLKVPSGQNADVQKTDN; translated from the exons ATGAAAGGTAGCCGGATCGAGCTGGGAGATGTGACACCACACAATATTAAACAGCTGAAGAGATTAAACCAAGTCATCTTTCCAGTCAGCTACAATGACAAGTTCTACAAGGATGTGTTGGAGGTTGGCGAACTAGCAAAACTTGCTTACTTCAATGAT ATCGCAGTGGGTGCAGTGTGCTGTAGGGTGGATCATTCACAGAATCAGAAGCGACTTTACATCATGACACTAGGCTGTCTGGCGCCATACCGAAGGCTAGGAATTGGAACTAAAATGTTAAATCATGTCTTAAACATCTGTGAAAAAGATGGCACTTTTGACAACATCTATCTGCATGTCCAGATCAGCAATGAGTCTGCAATTGACTTCTACAGAAAGTTTGGCTTTGAGATTATTGAGACAAAGAAGAACTACTATAAGAGGATAGAGCCCGCAGATGCTCACGTGTTGCAGAAAAAC